One genomic region from Streptomyces sp. NBC_00582 encodes:
- a CDS encoding glycosyltransferase family 4 protein, with protein MRTIVQITPYYPPHLGGLERVVSHLAREQATRHDVRVLTTALGSGGAPRVAVEDGVAVHRHRAVEVAHTAVAPGLAAQLARVPRDAVLHLHCAHALIPEVVAVAARLRGLRYLLHFHLDVDASGPLGALLPYYKRHVFGRVLRAAAGVVALTPEQADFLADTYRVPAERLHVVPNGVAASYYMPPREPAAGPLRLLYVGRLGVQKNVARLLDAMALVRQDVRLRIVGDGELRDRLMAQAAGLGLDNVEFSGGLLGEDLVKAYADADAFVLPSDKEGMPLVVLEAMAAGLPVVATDVPGTRELVRGTGLLAAPEPGALADALDTLAADPAYRAALARASAEHAKDYSWATVARLMDDVYRRAGL; from the coding sequence ATGCGCACCATCGTCCAGATCACCCCTTACTACCCCCCTCACCTGGGCGGGCTCGAACGCGTCGTGTCCCATCTCGCGCGCGAGCAGGCCACCCGGCACGACGTACGGGTCCTGACCACGGCCCTGGGCTCGGGCGGTGCCCCGCGGGTCGCCGTCGAGGACGGGGTCGCCGTCCACCGGCACCGCGCGGTGGAGGTGGCGCACACCGCCGTCGCCCCCGGGCTCGCCGCGCAGCTCGCCCGCGTGCCCCGCGACGCCGTCCTGCACCTGCACTGCGCGCACGCCCTGATCCCCGAGGTCGTCGCGGTCGCCGCCCGGCTCAGGGGGCTGCGCTACCTGCTCCACTTCCATCTCGACGTGGACGCCTCCGGACCGCTGGGCGCCCTGCTGCCGTACTACAAGCGGCATGTCTTCGGACGGGTGCTGCGCGCCGCCGCGGGGGTCGTCGCGCTGACGCCGGAACAGGCGGACTTCCTCGCCGACACCTACCGGGTGCCCGCCGAGCGGCTGCACGTCGTGCCCAACGGGGTCGCCGCCTCGTACTACATGCCGCCGCGCGAGCCGGCTGCCGGGCCGCTGCGGCTGCTGTACGTGGGCCGGCTCGGCGTGCAGAAGAACGTGGCCCGGCTGCTCGACGCCATGGCCCTCGTACGGCAGGACGTACGGCTGCGGATCGTCGGCGACGGCGAACTGCGCGACCGGCTCATGGCGCAGGCCGCCGGGCTGGGCCTCGACAACGTGGAGTTCTCCGGCGGTCTGCTGGGCGAGGACCTGGTGAAGGCGTACGCCGACGCCGACGCGTTCGTCCTCCCCTCCGACAAGGAGGGCATGCCCCTGGTCGTCCTGGAGGCGATGGCGGCCGGGCTGCCGGTCGTCGCCACCGACGTACCGGGCACGCGTGAACTCGTCCGGGGCACCGGGCTGCTGGCCGCTCCGGAGCCCGGCGCGCTCGCCGACGCCCTCGACACTCTCGCCGCCGACCCGGCGTACCGGGCCGCGCTGGCCCGGGCGAGCGCCGAGCACGCCAAGGACTACTCGTGGGCGACCGTGGCCCGTCTGATGGACGACGTCTACCGCAGGGCCGGACTGTGA
- a CDS encoding glycosyltransferase family 2 protein, translated as MKSLSIVIPALNEAENLPTVMASVPREELAAAGWSLEVIVVDNASTDDTADVARSLGAVVVSQPDRGYGNAYQAGFDAATGEVIATGDADCTYPFDALPHLLHILEARRVEFMTTNRLGLENRHAMKPSHTVANHALSALSRALFRNGLRDSQSGMWIFQRHVWKAIDVRSPGMAFSQEIKNAATRAGFRCLEVPIEYRVRGGEVKLNALPDGVANLRQLFSHKLRDNRLRAVPQRMVPVAVVARATAAAERAAQAAELAGAAVEQYHAAGSAGQRTLPSLPAPRSAETSLHSSDRDADEASLEMA; from the coding sequence ATGAAGTCTTTGTCCATAGTCATCCCTGCCCTGAACGAGGCCGAGAACCTGCCCACGGTCATGGCCTCCGTCCCGCGAGAGGAACTCGCCGCCGCGGGCTGGAGCCTCGAAGTGATCGTGGTCGACAACGCGTCGACCGACGACACCGCCGACGTCGCCCGCTCGCTCGGCGCCGTCGTGGTGTCCCAGCCCGACCGCGGGTACGGAAACGCCTACCAGGCGGGTTTCGACGCGGCGACCGGCGAGGTCATCGCCACCGGGGACGCCGACTGCACGTACCCCTTCGACGCGCTGCCGCACCTGCTGCACATCCTGGAGGCGCGCCGCGTGGAGTTCATGACCACGAACCGGCTCGGCCTCGAGAACCGGCACGCCATGAAGCCGTCCCACACGGTCGCCAACCACGCGCTCAGCGCGCTCAGCCGGGCCCTCTTCCGCAACGGCCTGCGCGACTCGCAGTCCGGTATGTGGATCTTCCAGCGGCATGTGTGGAAGGCGATCGACGTCCGCTCCCCGGGCATGGCCTTCTCCCAGGAGATCAAGAACGCGGCGACCCGCGCCGGTTTCCGCTGCCTGGAGGTGCCCATCGAGTACCGGGTGCGCGGCGGTGAGGTGAAGCTGAACGCCCTGCCCGACGGGGTGGCCAACCTCCGCCAGCTCTTCTCGCACAAGCTGCGGGACAACCGGCTGCGCGCGGTTCCCCAGCGGATGGTTCCCGTTGCGGTGGTGGCACGTGCCACCGCGGCGGCCGAGCGTGCGGCCCAGGCCGCCGAACTGGCCGGCGCGGCGGTGGAGCAGTACCACGCCGCCGGTTCGGCGGGGCAGCGGACGCTGCCCTCCCTGCCGGCGCCGCGCAGCGCGGAAACGTCTCTGCACTCCTCCGACCGGGACGCCGACGAGGCGTCCCTGGAAATGGCGTGA